The genome window ACCGCCAGCTGGTAGTTAAAAGTATAGAAGTGCACGGCGAAATGCACCGCTATATTCCGGTTATAGCTAAGTGGAGCGGCTTTACCAGAATAGGTGAAAAAGTAGTACAGCACCAAGAGCGCAAGTATGGCACAACTAAGTTTGGTCTGGAGCGTTTTGTTTATGGCTTCCTGGATTTACTTTCCATTACTTTTGTCAGCCGCTTCAAGAAACGCCCGATGCACTTTTTCGGAACTATGGGCACCCTGATGTTCGTGGTTGGTTTGGGAATTACAATCTGGCTGATCGTACAAAAGTTATTGGGCTTATACTCAGGCGGCCGTGTGCGTGATATTGTAGATCAACCTTTGTTTTTCCTGGCTTTAGTGGCGGTTATACTTGGGGTACAGCTGTTCCTGGCCGGTTTTCTGGCCGAAATGATATCCATGTCAGCCAGCAAAAAGAACGAATACCTGGTGCGCGACCGGGTAGGAGCCCTGAAAGTATAATGGCAAGGCGCATCGTTATAGTTGGGCCGGCACACCCATTGCGCGGTGGTGGTATGGCTACTTTTAACGAGCGTCTGGCGCAGGCTTTCCAGGAGAATGGGGATGATGTGGAGATCGTAACATTTAGCTTACAATACCCCTCATTTCTTTTCCCGGGTAAAAGTCAGTATTCTGATGAGCCTGCACCCGAAGGACTACGCATAAAGGTGCTCATCAATTCTATTAACCCGATCAGTTGGTTTGAAACGGGCAACTATATCCGAAAGCAGAAGCCTGACCTTGTTATTTTCAGGTACTGGTTGCCGTTTATGGGTCCGGCATTAGGAACAATTGCTCGTATTATCCGCAGAAACAAGTATAGCCGCGTATTGGCTATTACTGATAATGTGGTGCCACATGAAAAACGCCCCGGTGATGTCTCGTTTACCAAATATTTCCTGAGTGCCTGCCACGGCTTTATTACTATGTCCAGATCAGTACAGCAGGACCTGCAACGCTTTGAACCGCACAAGCCTAATCTATACTTACCACACCCGCTATATGATAATTTTGGGGCAATTGAAACAAAGGCAGAGGCCTGTGCTGCTTTAGGTCTTGATCCAAAGCATAACTACCTGCTGTTCTTTGGGTTTATCAGGGCTTATAAAGGATTGGACCTGCTGCTGCAGGCAATTGCCGACGAGCGTTTACAAAACAGGGAAGATATAAAGCTGATTGTAGCCGGGGAGTTTTACGAAGATGCTGCACCGTATCATCAACTGATAGCACGCTACAACCTAAAGGACCAGCTTATACTTCGCACTGATTTTATACCTAATGCTGCTGTACGCCATTACTTCTGTGCAGCCGACCTGGTGGTGCAGCCCTACAAACATGCTACCCAGAGCGGTGTAACGCAGGTAGCCTATCATTTTAACAAACCAATGGTAGTTACCAATGTAGGTGGCCTGGCGGAGCTGGTACCTGCCGGAGAGGTCGGATATGTGGTAGAGCCGAAACCTGAAACTATAGCCGATGCTATTCTGGATTTTTATAGTTCTGGCAAGCAAGCGCAGTTTGAGCAGAATATCCGGGAATATAAGCAACGTTTCAGTTGGGCCACTTTCACAGATGCTATTTACAAGCTGGCCGATAAAGTATAAAGCCAATTTCCTGAACCACGATCTGAAGCCGGAAGTAATAACAGAAGCTATTTAGTAAGGATGATAGGTGCTACGCTTTTTAATGCCATGCCTTGTAAACTTATAAATAGGGCAACAGGCAAGAAGAACACTGGCACCGAAGGTAACAAACAAATTAAGGTTGAAAGGAGCTTTTACACCAACAAAAACAAGGGCGGCAATAGCGAGTAGTAAAGTATAAATTCCTGACCCGACAGCTGCCCAGCGTACTTTAAACCCGAAGAGCAACATCAGCGCCAATACCACTTCCAGGGTAGTTACCGCGACCGCCAGATTTTCTGTTATGCCTTTTGGCAGTAATGGAATTACAGATTGCAGGTAATTCTCATAGCTATCCCAGTTGCCCCAGATGATGTTCGGTGTTCCTGGTTCTCCCCAATAGCCCAGCTTATCAGCAACAGCAGCGAGTAAAGTAACCGCCAGCGTGATCCGGAAAAGCAGTACGGCATAAGGTAAGTATTTTTCCATAGCGCTATAGTTAGCAAAAGGTAAACTATAGTTAAACGAGATTTAGCTATAAACTATATATACCAAGTATAAATACCTGTAGTTGCCGGAAAGAAAAGGGCATAAAAAAGCCCCGGCTACTACTATAGCCGGGGCTTTTTTATGAGGTTAAATTATATAAGATCTACACCGGTGTAACTGTATGGTGTTATCTGCTTTAGTTCAGCTTTTATACTTTCATTCACCTGCAGGGTATCTATAAAGCTGCTGATGGTTTGGGCCGTTATCTTTTCGTTTTTACGGGTTAATGCTTTCAGGGCTTCGTAGGGTTGTGGGTAACCTTCCCGGCGAAGTATAGTTTGGATACCTTCTGCCACAACAGCCCAGTTATCTTCTAAGTGTTGGGTTAGTGCAGCCTCGTTCAGTTCCAGTTTGCCAATGCCACGCTCCAGCGATTTTAACGCAATTACAATATGCGCCAGCGGCACGCCTACATTTCTTAAAACCGTAGAATCCGTAAGGTCGCGTTGTAGTCTTGAAATTGGGAGCTTGGCCGATAAGTGTTCTAAAATAGCATTAGCTATACCTAAGTTACCTTCTGCATTCTCGAAATCAATCGGGTTAACTTTGTGCGGCATTGCTGATGAACCTACTTCACCGGCTTTTATCTTCTGTTTAAAGTAGCCCATCGATACGTACTGCCACACATCTCTCGAGAAGTCTATCAAAATGGTGTTCAGGCGCTTCAGTCCATCAAAGTATGCGGCCAGGTTATCGTAATGCTCTATCTGGGTAGTATACTGGCTGCGGCGCAGGCCCAAACATTCCTGCACAAACCTGTTTCCGAATTCCGGCCAGTTTATAGTTGGGTAAGCCACATAATGTGCGTTAAAGTTACCAGTTGCACCGCCGAACTTTGCCGAAAACGGCACCTGTCGCAGCAGATCCATTTGTTGTACCAGTCGCTCAGCAAATACCATTATCTCTTTTCCCAAACGGGTAGGAGAGGCCGGCTGACCATGGGTATGTGCTAACATCGGTATATTTTTCCATTGCTGTGCAAGCTCAGCCAACGTTTGGTGTAACTGCTGGTACATCGGCTGCAGCACACGCTCATCTGCCTCACGCAACGATAGAGGGATAGCTGTGTTGTTTACATCCTGTGAGGTAAGGCCAAAATGAATGAACTCTTTATATTGGCCAAGACCTAACTGATCGAACTTATCTTTTATAAAATACTCAACTGCCTTTACGTCGTGGTTAGTAGTTTTTTCTGTCTCTTTTATAGTTAGGGCATCCTGTTCGGTAAACTGCTCATACATGGCGCGCAGGGCCGGGTACAGGCTTTTATCTACCTGCTGTAACTGAGGCAGTGGCAATTCGCAAAGGGCGATAAAATACTCAACTTCTACCAGCACGCGGTAACGGATCAGGCCAAACTCCGAAAAGTAAGCGGCTAACTCAGTTGTATTGCGGCGGTAGCGTCCATCCACCGGCGAAATGGCAGTAAGCGTTGTAAGATTCATCAGAGGTATAGTTTTTGTTCAAAGATAAGCAGGAATGGTATAGTACGCCAATTGCATTGAAATTTATAGCTTTGGGTGTCGTTTGTGAAAGACAAGATATAGCTTAAGCATACAAGAGTAACTATATCTAAAAAAGTACATTATCGTATGTGCTTGTGTATAACATTAAACATACAGGCAAACGTATCTGTAGGGGTATAATAACTGATCCTATATTTCAGATACTGAATCTAAATAGCGTAATTCGCAGCGAATATTTTGAACCAGCGATTGAAAAAAAGAATATTAATTGGAGCAGGCATTTTTGTGTCGTTGCTTCTCATCCTTCTCGTACTGCTTGTTACATTCCGGAGCAGGTTACTCGAATACACGATCAAGAGAGTTGAAGCCAAGATCGAAAATAAATATCCTGTAGACTTTACCATACAGCAGGCAAAATTTACGGACCTGAACTCTGTGGTGCTGAGCGGGATTTCGCTGGTGCCCCACGAGCGCGACACGTTGTTTGTAACTGATAGTGTGCATGCTTCGGTAAGTTTACGGTCTATACTTAAAGGGCGAATTGTTTTTGATAAACTGGATGTAGCTAACGGGTACCTTACTGCCCGCAAAAACGGTGATGTAAATAACTTCTCTTTCCTGTTTAAATCTGATGAAGACGCCCCGGCCGATACCTCTGCAAAAGGAGGCCGTAACTATGGCGAACTGCTAAACCGACTTATAGAAACGACTTTCGATAACGTACCGGGTCAGGTAGATTTCAAGAACCTGAACGTGTCTTACGTATCACCGAACCGCACAATAGATGTTAAAATGCCTTTCATGAAAATGGATGATGGCAACATCGAAACTGAGCTTTCTATCCAGATGGATTCTATAGTGAACCGGATGCAGGTACGAGGAACAATAGACCCGGGAGATTACAAATTAGCTGCCAGTTTATATGCATCAGATAATAAAGGTATTGAGTTACCCTATGTGCAGGAAAAGTTTGGCGGAACAGTTGTCTTCGATACGCTGCACCTGAGCCTGGAAGATAAAAATTATAAAAAAGACAGGCTTACCCTGAAGGGGAGTGCCATGGTAGAGAACCTGGTAGTAAACCACCCGAAAATTGCAACTGAAGATGTGCTCGTTAATGAAGGAGCAGTAGACTATGTGGTAACGATCGGGGAAGATTATTATTCCATTGATGAGCCAACCGAAGTACGTGTAAACAAAGCTGTTGCCAACCTGCAAGCCAGCTACCAGAATGCTACCTCCAAGATCATCGACCTGAGGGTTAACACAGAAGCTATACCTGCCAACAACATTTT of Pontibacter deserti contains these proteins:
- a CDS encoding DoxX family protein, whose product is MEKYLPYAVLLFRITLAVTLLAAVADKLGYWGEPGTPNIIWGNWDSYENYLQSVIPLLPKGITENLAVAVTTLEVVLALMLLFGFKVRWAAVGSGIYTLLLAIAALVFVGVKAPFNLNLFVTFGASVLLACCPIYKFTRHGIKKRSTYHPY
- a CDS encoding glycosyltransferase family 2 protein, which gives rise to MQYPYDISVVVPLFNEEESLPELVRWIRRVMHAHEFSYEVILVDDGSTDRSWEVIQELSAEDNTIKGISFNRNYGKSAALHMGFERCAGEVVITMDADLQDSPDEIPALYDMIKHQKYDLVSGWKQKRFDPLSKTIPTKLFNAATRKLSGIQLHDFNCGLKAYRQLVVKSIEVHGEMHRYIPVIAKWSGFTRIGEKVVQHQERKYGTTKFGLERFVYGFLDLLSITFVSRFKKRPMHFFGTMGTLMFVVGLGITIWLIVQKLLGLYSGGRVRDIVDQPLFFLALVAVILGVQLFLAGFLAEMISMSASKKNEYLVRDRVGALKV
- the purB gene encoding adenylosuccinate lyase; its protein translation is MNLTTLTAISPVDGRYRRNTTELAAYFSEFGLIRYRVLVEVEYFIALCELPLPQLQQVDKSLYPALRAMYEQFTEQDALTIKETEKTTNHDVKAVEYFIKDKFDQLGLGQYKEFIHFGLTSQDVNNTAIPLSLREADERVLQPMYQQLHQTLAELAQQWKNIPMLAHTHGQPASPTRLGKEIMVFAERLVQQMDLLRQVPFSAKFGGATGNFNAHYVAYPTINWPEFGNRFVQECLGLRRSQYTTQIEHYDNLAAYFDGLKRLNTILIDFSRDVWQYVSMGYFKQKIKAGEVGSSAMPHKVNPIDFENAEGNLGIANAILEHLSAKLPISRLQRDLTDSTVLRNVGVPLAHIVIALKSLERGIGKLELNEAALTQHLEDNWAVVAEGIQTILRREGYPQPYEALKALTRKNEKITAQTISSFIDTLQVNESIKAELKQITPYSYTGVDLI
- a CDS encoding transglycosylase domain-containing protein, whose amino-acid sequence is MKKRILIGAGIFVSLLLILLVLLVTFRSRLLEYTIKRVEAKIENKYPVDFTIQQAKFTDLNSVVLSGISLVPHERDTLFVTDSVHASVSLRSILKGRIVFDKLDVANGYLTARKNGDVNNFSFLFKSDEDAPADTSAKGGRNYGELLNRLIETTFDNVPGQVDFKNLNVSYVSPNRTIDVKMPFMKMDDGNIETELSIQMDSIVNRMQVRGTIDPGDYKLAASLYASDNKGIELPYVQEKFGGTVVFDTLHLSLEDKNYKKDRLTLKGSAMVENLVVNHPKIATEDVLVNEGAVDYVVTIGEDYYSIDEPTEVRVNKAVANLQASYQNATSKIIDLRVNTEAIPANNIFESLPTGLFENLDGIKAQGELQYNMSFHVNMDSLDNLKFNSDLEASKDFKIVKWGKTNIQKINGSFVHTVYEYGKPVRTFTVGPSNAFFSRIGAISPYLRNAILTAEDAGFYSHNGFHEEAFRQAIIANLKEGEFVRGGSTISMQLVKNVFLTRHKTITRKVEEAIIVWLIENLDLVSKSRMFEVYLNIIEWGPNVYGAKDASRFYFGKQPSELNLAEAIFLTSIIPSPKRYRSSFDSYGNLRSWKGYYYRLIGGIMRRRGLISEAEYQNLYPNVRLYGRARDLIVTAQDTSQVEEVDTTEFQLETIDLLDF
- a CDS encoding glycosyltransferase; its protein translation is MARRIVIVGPAHPLRGGGMATFNERLAQAFQENGDDVEIVTFSLQYPSFLFPGKSQYSDEPAPEGLRIKVLINSINPISWFETGNYIRKQKPDLVIFRYWLPFMGPALGTIARIIRRNKYSRVLAITDNVVPHEKRPGDVSFTKYFLSACHGFITMSRSVQQDLQRFEPHKPNLYLPHPLYDNFGAIETKAEACAALGLDPKHNYLLFFGFIRAYKGLDLLLQAIADERLQNREDIKLIVAGEFYEDAAPYHQLIARYNLKDQLILRTDFIPNAAVRHYFCAADLVVQPYKHATQSGVTQVAYHFNKPMVVTNVGGLAELVPAGEVGYVVEPKPETIADAILDFYSSGKQAQFEQNIREYKQRFSWATFTDAIYKLADKV